A portion of the Homalodisca vitripennis isolate AUS2020 chromosome 2, UT_GWSS_2.1, whole genome shotgun sequence genome contains these proteins:
- the LOC124355583 gene encoding odorant receptor 67c-like — MPHDSIVILRTAFILVGVLPGDWDVSWKTVTFRAYCVIMDLFFPLFCIFKLLYSIMNKVSGPSLTSFLDEENEAIMALSLTFERFAYRWKSREILEFVTKLGMHQGDGEYEENIIRFYQKITNRMNALFVFLTSVLCTAITANYLSIARLAGLPKFENSCGRFFVDIWVPQVLCRSPWFEITFFYNVFMSGASIVMAYISLVAVPLLAIQIAGKFEIVAQRFQSRLSSLADGTVVGDHLIQKNIKTTIQLHQSRIRIPGEVYNSIRFQTLLQRGKAATLMNSSFHIIVLIKMVFMSLPMIVVSLVMSQTEFGSFQSLIHALYFTLLLFQLFFFCFVGDKLTENSLKVQRAVYNNQWYTMSLANQKLLFTVATRAGRPAKLEVWPNFVPVSLENFLNICQFTYSVYSVLVVTTSK; from the exons ATGCCTCACGACAGCATCGTGATTCTTCGGACCGCCTTCATCCTCGTGGGGGTTCTTCCGGGTGACTGGGACGTCTCCTGGAAGACAGTCACATTCCGGGCTTACTGTGTCATCATGGACCTCTTCTTCCCActcttttgcatttttaaattactatacagTATCATGAACAAAGTTTCTGGTCCATCTTTGACGTCATTCCTTGACGAGGAGAATGAAGCGATAATGGCTTTATCACTCACTTTTGAGCGTTTCGCCTACCGGTGGAAGTCACGCGAAATATTGGAGTTTGTAACCAAACTGGGAATGCACCAAGGAGACGGAGAATACGAAGAAAACATCATCAGATTCTATCAGAAGATAACCAATCGGATGAACGCGTTATTTGTCTTCTTGACGTCCGTACTGTGCACAGCGATAACTGCTAATTACCTATCCATTGCCCGACTCGCCGGGTTGCCCAAATTTGAAAACAGCTGTGGCCGTTTCTTTGTGGATATCTGGGTGCCCCAAGTACTTTGCAGGAGTCCCTGGTTTGAAATCACGTTCTTCTACAATGTTTTCATGAGTGGAGCATCAATAGTTATGGCTTACATTTCCCTAGTTGCAGTACCATTGTTGGCCATCCAGATCGCTGGCAAGTTCGAAATTGTTGCTCAAAGATTTCAGTCGAGGTTGTCCTCACTGGCCGATGGAACTGTGGTCGGTGACCATCTGATtcagaagaacatcaaaactacTATTCAACTACACCAGTCCCGTATTAGA ATTCCAGGAGAAGTctacaacagcatcagattccagacgctgctgCAAAGAGGGAA AGCTGCCACGCTGATGAACTCCTCGTTCCACATAATTGTTCTGATCAAGATGGTGTTCATGTCTCTGCCGATGATCGTGGTGTCTCTAGTTATGTCCCAG ACGGAGTTTGGAAGTTTCCAGTCTCTGATACACGCCTTGTATTTCACACTTTTGCTGTTTCAACTGTTTTTCTTCTGTTTCGTCGGGGACAAACTTACCGAAAAT AGTCTGAAGGTACAAAGAGCCGTGTACAACAACCAATGGTATACGATGTCACTGGCTAACCAGAAGTTGCTCTTTACCGTGGCTACCAGAGCGGGAAGACCTGCCAAGCTGGAAGTGTGGCCAAACTTCGTACCGGTGTCTCTAGAGAACTTTCTAAAC ATATGCCAGTTCACCTACTCTGTGTACTCTGTGTTGGTCGTGACGACGTCGAAGTAG
- the LOC124353801 gene encoding uncharacterized protein LOC124353801 encodes MRLVVVYLAILAASIAMPQDEGANDQDSTSIDANSDGNNQDGTYVGISDGKYLGTDDSNQDGPDGGAGDGSSDAGGSYNDGGNGEEVVAVLIEEEVPPQDFMDPGFSQDQPTDSP; translated from the coding sequence GTAGTAGTATACTTGGCGATCCTGGCTGCAAGTATAGCCATGCCCCAAGATGAAGGAGCCAACGATCAGGACTCCACCTCCATTGATGCCAACAGTGACGGTAACAATCAAGATGGCACTTATGTTGGCATCAGTGATGGTAAATATCTGGGAACTGATGACAGCAATCAAGACGGTCCTGATGGAGGCGCTGGCGATGGCAGTAGCGACGCTGGTGGGAGTTACAATGATGGAGGAAATGGAGAGGAAGTTGTTGCTGTTCTAATTGAAGAAGAAGTCCCTCCACAAGATTTCATGGATCCAGGTTTTTCACAGGATCAGCCAACCGATTCTCCATGA
- the LOC124353799 gene encoding probable tubulin polyglutamylase TTLL9: MSASKSDRLKFMIDPTIAVTVRDVLLARGWTEVTKEGNDGCWDVYWCDVGMTREALEMCKHGGHQRVPHFRNNSELTTKNMLFRNMKRYKRTLVQNGKTKEAELCDCLPIIFELPAEYLMFVEEYRKSPGNTWIVKPARGSKGRGIFLFQKLRDLMEWREQQRAQCEEQDRFWLIQRYIEKPYLIGWSLLQTERPDGVEGAAEGTMREARQILADPAIH, from the exons ATGAGTGCTTCGAAATCAGACAGACTCAAGTTCATGATAGACCCCACAATAGCAGTCACAGTAAGGGATGTACTGCTAGCACGTGGTTGGACAGAg GTAACAAAGGAGGGCAATGATGGCTGCTGGGATGTGTACTGGTGTGACGTGGGCATGACCCGAGAAGCCTTGGAAATGTGCAAACACGGCGGCCACCAACGGGTACCCCACTTCCGCAACAACTCCGAGCTCACCACCAAGAACATGCTCTTCCGCAACATGAAGAGATACAA ACGAACCCTGGTCCAAAATGGTAAAACAAAAGAAGCAGAGTTGTGCGATTGTCTACCAATCATATTTGAATTGCCC GCAGAATACCTCATGTTTGTAGAAGAGTACCGAAAGAGTCCAGGAAACACTTGGATTGTGAAACCTGCCCGTGGAAGCAAAGGAAGAGGAATTTTTCTGTTCCAAAA ACTGAGAGACCTGATGGAGTGGAGGGAGCAGCAGAGGGCACAATGTGAGGAGCAAGACAGATTCTGGCTGATCCAGCGATACATTGAGAAACCGTATCTGATTGGCTGGTCATTATTGCAGACTGAGAGACCTGATGGAGTGGAGGGAGCAGCAGAGGGCACAATGCGAGAAGCAAGACAGATTCTGGCTGATCCAGCGATACATTGA
- the LOC124353798 gene encoding probable tubulin polyglutamylase TTLL9, which translates to MEWREQQRAQCEEQDRFWLIQRYIEKPYLIGGCKFDLRIFVLVTSYQPLRAWMARDGFARIAGSQYSLSSLQDNLVHLTNSALQISAAGDPCRQGCKWSIHKLRHFLTARHGASMVSATFDLMARQVVSSLCSVQSSVVQSNHSFELYGYDILLDEKLTPWLLEVNASPTLLPTSLEDYQLKYNMIEDVFNILDMEHRLTGMELRVGGFDLMWNDGPVYKPFLQNIANAKDVELNSFLGCLNDRDENLKQLQILKTLVSRCTHD; encoded by the exons ATGGAGTGGAGGGAGCAGCAGAGGGCACAATGTGAGGAGCAAGACAGATTCTGGCTGATCCAGCGATACATTGAGAAACCGTATCTGATTGGGGGGTGCAAGTTCGATCTGAGGATATTTGTGCTTGTTACTTCT TACCAGCCTCTGAGAGCGTGGATGGCTCGGGATGGGTTTGCGCGTATAGCAGGCTCCCAGTACTCCCTGAGCAGTCTACAAGACAACCTGGTGCACCTCACCAATAGTGCCCTGCAGATCTCCGCAGCTGGAGACCCGTGCCGTCAG GGTTGCAAGTGGAGTATCCACAAACTACGCCACTTCCTCACTGCCCGCCACGGGGCGTCCATGGTGTCTGCGACTTTCGACCTGATGGCACGCCAAGTAGTCTCCAGCCTCTGCAGCGTCCAGAGTAGCGTCGTGCAGAGCAACCACTCCTTCGAGCTGTACGGCTATGACATTCTCCTGGACGAGAAGCTTACTCC GTGGTTACTGGAGGTGAATGCCTCCCCCACCCTTCTGCCGACCAGTTTGGAGGATTACCAACTCAAATACAACATGATAGAAGATGTCTTCAATATACTGGATATGGAACATAG GCTCACAGGCATGGAGTTGCGGGTCGGGGGGTTTGACCTCATGTGGAACGATGGACCTGTATACAAGCCGTTCTTGCAGAATATTGCCAACGCTAAAGACGTAGAACTCAACTCTTTCTTGG GATGTTTAAATGATCGAGATGAAAACTTGAAACAACTTCAGATATTGAAAACGCTTGTATCCAGATGCACACATGACTGA